Proteins from a single region of Dehalococcoidia bacterium:
- a CDS encoding DUF4340 domain-containing protein: MELLVGGEEDKMNLRISLVLITILAWVSIFGVLIYKSDIGEEKDVQESSFFYRISSQDITNISITHNTKTFSWYLGADRVWYFDDMNNVPTDNYRWGGIIDLLAGPKLYRTISENIEDKSKYGLENPQTEISIYLNNGDKRTLYIGNETPDNQNNYAYLEGVDKLVMLDATWKGVLIRLVNEPPYPKWMSKLIPEEAIEIVVIKNSEIYKAFAKNNEGWHECIVPITSTPCNGDKQTEYMYIENFLEEYSNIEILGAVKLNLMFEEDYKQYGLGLNAPYIDIKTISRDEAGTNTIYNTSISIGKLSEDQSGYFSVVKETKDVVLTERYWTEKVLRLFD; encoded by the coding sequence GTGGAATTATTAGTTGGTGGCGAAGAAGATAAAATGAATCTACGTATCTCATTAGTATTAATAACAATACTCGCTTGGGTTTCAATATTTGGTGTTCTTATATACAAGTCTGATATAGGAGAAGAAAAAGATGTTCAAGAAAGTTCTTTTTTTTATCGAATATCTTCTCAAGATATAACTAATATATCGATAACTCATAATACAAAAACTTTTAGCTGGTATTTAGGAGCCGATAGAGTTTGGTATTTTGATGATATGAATAATGTTCCTACTGACAACTATAGGTGGGGTGGAATAATTGATCTTTTAGCTGGACCAAAACTTTATAGAACGATATCTGAAAATATTGAAGATAAATCAAAATATGGATTAGAAAATCCACAAACTGAAATTTCCATATATCTTAATAATGGAGATAAGAGAACTTTATATATAGGTAATGAAACACCTGATAACCAAAATAATTACGCTTATCTAGAAGGTGTAGATAAATTAGTTATGTTAGATGCTACTTGGAAAGGGGTTTTGATAAGACTTGTGAATGAACCACCTTATCCTAAATGGATGTCAAAATTAATACCCGAAGAAGCAATTGAAATAGTGGTGATAAAAAACTCCGAAATTTATAAAGCCTTTGCAAAAAATAATGAGGGTTGGCATGAATGTATAGTTCCTATTACCTCAACACCATGTAATGGAGATAAACAAACTGAATATATGTACATAGAAAACTTTTTAGAAGAGTATTCAAATATAGAAATACTAGGAGCAGTAAAATTAAATTTAATGTTTGAAGAAGACTATAAACAATATGGTTTAGGTCTAAATGCCCCGTATATTGACATTAAAACTATTTCTAGGGATGAGGCAGGAACAAACACAATTTATAATACTTCTATTAGTATAGGAAAATTAAGTGAAGATCAGAGTGGTTATTTCTCAGTGGTAAAAGAAACTAAAGATGTTGTACTCACTGAAAGATATTGGACAGAAAAAGTATTAAGACTTTTTGATTAA
- a CDS encoding GldG family protein, protein MSINKDKRPSIESTKFSPTKFITDLRKNMKSLRQGLLLASISSFFLGFIVWVFFRDLSSIGVWIMLIGIIILFIIGLISIRNIFTFIFGRRGRYGINTSIIFITSLTLIIVLNSLLFWLSGRPDSPDWLRIDTTATKQFILEDQAVKVIGNLNEDVKINVFMATNTPSKAANWRATEDLLLEFKRRSKKVNLSYERIDPELDPNTPAKYGVNIFPSIVVEALDSRRTQIIPGRNTSISDSVFTEQDIITGLLIVNQLKQKEVIFLTGHGERDITDLNPNSSGMGLVYSDLLAQNYKVLSATSQELAILLSENNIPAVLVIAGAESNISVQESAIISEYLWKGGALLLMIEPEITPDGIKAFLSKYGIAVGEGTIFDMASFVAPKPNYLQIKKTNGQIPPHEITSDFDVLYFPGSAFLGSTISPDTVPVSDNGEPYIKHIPLAFTTLESWSQKTSDTEDITYDSSLDVMGPFPTILAVESISELGKFPTEKEDGTLAQTSLVVIGDTDFASNKYAGSAMNSDLLINSINWLAKDYELITIRPKTQSFRELVLTSSERDFIRWSGWLLMPSLIGIGGIISWWRRR, encoded by the coding sequence ATGAGTATAAATAAAGATAAAAGACCTTCAATAGAATCTACAAAATTTAGTCCCACTAAATTTATAACAGACTTAAGAAAAAATATGAAATCCTTGAGACAAGGACTACTATTAGCTTCTATATCTTCATTTTTTCTTGGATTTATTGTGTGGGTTTTCTTTAGAGACCTTTCATCAATAGGTGTATGGATTATGCTAATTGGAATAATTATTCTATTTATAATTGGTTTGATTTCTATAAGAAATATTTTTACTTTTATTTTTGGTAGAAGAGGTAGATATGGTATTAATACCTCAATAATATTTATAACTTCCTTAACTCTCATAATAGTTTTAAATTCATTGTTATTTTGGCTATCAGGTAGGCCTGACTCACCAGATTGGTTGAGAATAGATACTACTGCTACAAAGCAATTTATATTAGAAGATCAAGCAGTTAAAGTTATTGGTAATCTTAATGAAGATGTTAAGATTAACGTTTTCATGGCAACAAATACACCTTCTAAGGCTGCTAATTGGAGAGCGACAGAAGACTTACTTCTTGAATTTAAGAGAAGATCAAAAAAGGTAAATCTGAGTTACGAAAGAATTGATCCTGAATTAGATCCAAATACACCTGCAAAATATGGTGTAAATATTTTCCCCTCAATTGTAGTTGAAGCTCTTGATTCAAGGAGAACTCAAATTATTCCTGGAAGAAATACAAGCATTTCAGACTCTGTATTTACAGAACAAGATATAATAACGGGACTTCTTATTGTAAATCAATTAAAACAAAAAGAGGTTATATTTCTTACAGGACATGGAGAGAGAGACATAACTGATCTCAATCCTAACTCTTCAGGAATGGGATTAGTTTATTCTGATTTATTAGCGCAAAATTATAAAGTTTTATCTGCTACCTCTCAAGAATTAGCAATTTTGTTATCTGAAAATAATATTCCTGCTGTACTTGTAATTGCTGGAGCAGAGTCAAATATTTCTGTACAAGAGTCAGCTATTATCTCGGAATATTTATGGAAAGGAGGAGCTTTATTATTAATGATTGAACCTGAAATTACCCCAGATGGAATAAAAGCATTCCTTTCTAAATATGGTATTGCTGTTGGAGAAGGAACAATATTTGATATGGCAAGCTTTGTTGCTCCTAAGCCAAATTATCTACAAATTAAAAAAACAAATGGTCAAATTCCTCCTCATGAAATAACTAGTGATTTTGATGTACTATATTTTCCTGGTTCAGCCTTTTTAGGTTCTACAATAAGTCCTGATACAGTTCCTGTTTCAGATAATGGTGAACCTTATATAAAACATATTCCTCTTGCGTTTACAACTTTAGAAAGTTGGTCACAAAAAACTAGTGATACAGAAGATATCACTTATGATTCTTCATTGGATGTAATGGGACCATTTCCAACAATTTTAGCTGTAGAATCAATATCTGAACTAGGAAAATTCCCTACTGAAAAAGAAGATGGTACCTTAGCCCAAACTTCTTTAGTGGTTATAGGTGATACGGATTTTGCATCAAATAAGTATGCGGGGTCAGCTATGAATAGTGATTTACTCATAAATAGTATCAACTGGCTAGCAAAAGATTATGAGTTAATCACTATAAGACCTAAAACTCAGTCATTTAGAGAGTTAGTCCTCACTTCAAGTGAAAGAGACTTCATAAGATGGAGTGGATGGCTATTGATGCCTTCATTGATTGGTATAGGTGGAATTATTAGTTGGTGGCGAAGAAGATAA